In the genome of Desulfofarcimen acetoxidans DSM 771, one region contains:
- a CDS encoding S-layer homology domain-containing protein encodes MHNNRLFIVVLIIYMLLIFTGYAVAAEFSDISGHWAQGQINKWAEKGLVSGYQDGTFKPNNQISRAEFVAMINRAFAIDKGNTTADFTDVKPGKWYYEEVISAKTAGYIGGYVDGTFKPDQTITRQEVASILVRLLKINPSIEGLAKFGDAGQIQEWARGSVGAAAKAGLMRGMPDNTFKPIRSITRAEAVVSLHNALAYASGEPKTVEEPKTVVGTTLEGTVTLDGSALDKVVVRIFAADSHKVLKEVQTDNQGYFKAELKAGYYDITATTDSAVAYKADVNIVENKIAEINLNLEDAAIVKGILKDNNGRAVKNATILFTTNPTFITSTNINGEYTIAVMADRTYTVRAYEQIHNDKEPSVVTSSQHVGSAGTQNIGTLKAPFTLAYTGGSSGGGSSSNTQIISINTIDNLSIINGSTGQKTITTSPTDVTIKAFSSSEQVAGVTVLSKTMTISANEAGNATITVTAEKSGYESTTRTFTVNVIEKDKSIPLDNPVIIPEDAKKLEFTNGVQLDFSVITIPAENTLTVTELSDSDYEVPSVQEGQVFKTAGKVVKIELQGNVDLNKGVNLVLPFEGDPGADLAIFYFDNGEWKYMDSIVDVSNKVIQTTVYHFSNWAPFKASQVAKPEASTASGEIEKGTNVSLTTTSEGATIYYTTDGTVPTIRSSKYTGPIGINSNLTIKAIAVKSNMRNSDEATFEYTVTEVPVTGIDVSLVKMDLTVEKTLEIDATVIPENATNKNVAWTSSNEEVATVSSSGLVTGVGVGVATITATTKDGGFAATCEVTVTAASPQTPVELEIICSSEREIWVSVWNVSGNEHEPLLKLDRENFLLSDANGNEVEFKFNDPEVRDPDIPEHEYLLSPTEGEFTGTNKLTFTKAGYQSGSKLFTIVSGDEGPFTPGEGGILPAFDPFTPQQNTIGCLYSVKSQRENRWLGGTEPVVELRFSPASQNDAESYTLQYSTNGTNWQNYQVYSEDLKSSATQDNFSLSNPGGSYYYRLLVNGGPKNGYTSNAVAAPLSNINTYFSGWSLDESVYISGTMAPWIGRGLEAAFTVKSLEEQSVVDEVYLSCQWYRVNPATYEMELIDGATSLTYITNESDAGYKLLIQATGDGINIGGFEQVMSGFKNVLPNKAFASDVTDSGFTLNLYKSVDNLTSDVLILRNSNDDLVPIISVTPVGSSKAKFTINADIPATNGPYRLENKSDFWLLMEEKEQGYMHEGLTIE; translated from the coding sequence ACCAAACCATCACCCGTCAAGAGGTAGCCAGTATATTAGTCAGACTGCTAAAAATTAACCCGTCTATCGAAGGACTGGCCAAATTCGGCGATGCCGGCCAGATTCAGGAATGGGCCAGGGGCAGCGTTGGCGCAGCTGCCAAGGCCGGTTTAATGAGGGGCATGCCCGACAACACCTTTAAACCGATACGGAGCATCACCCGGGCCGAAGCCGTGGTTTCCCTGCACAACGCTTTGGCATACGCATCGGGCGAACCAAAAACCGTGGAGGAACCAAAAACCGTAGTGGGAACTACGTTGGAAGGTACAGTAACCCTTGACGGCAGTGCTTTAGATAAAGTAGTGGTGCGGATTTTTGCCGCCGACAGCCATAAAGTACTAAAAGAAGTTCAAACTGATAATCAGGGTTACTTCAAAGCCGAATTAAAAGCCGGTTATTACGACATAACTGCTACCACCGACAGTGCGGTTGCTTATAAAGCCGACGTTAATATCGTTGAAAACAAGATTGCGGAAATTAACCTAAACCTTGAAGACGCGGCTATCGTAAAAGGTATCTTGAAAGACAACAATGGCCGGGCAGTAAAAAATGCCACTATCTTATTCACCACTAACCCAACCTTCATTACCTCCACCAACATAAATGGTGAATATACCATAGCGGTTATGGCTGACAGGACCTACACTGTCCGTGCTTATGAACAAATCCATAACGATAAGGAACCCAGCGTTGTGACCAGCAGTCAGCATGTCGGTTCCGCCGGTACCCAGAATATTGGTACTCTTAAGGCTCCCTTCACCCTGGCCTACACCGGTGGCAGCAGTGGTGGTGGTAGTAGTTCCAATACCCAAATTATATCAATAAATACCATTGACAACTTATCTATAATCAACGGGTCAACCGGCCAAAAAACTATTACCACCAGCCCCACAGACGTTACGATTAAGGCTTTCAGCAGCAGCGAACAAGTAGCCGGTGTAACCGTTTTGAGCAAAACAATGACAATTAGTGCTAATGAGGCCGGCAATGCAACAATTACCGTGACTGCTGAAAAGTCCGGTTATGAAAGTACAACCCGAACTTTCACGGTTAATGTAATAGAGAAAGATAAATCAATACCGCTGGACAATCCGGTAATAATTCCGGAAGATGCAAAGAAACTGGAATTTACAAATGGCGTTCAATTGGACTTTTCCGTGATTACCATTCCCGCTGAAAACACGTTGACCGTTACAGAACTAAGCGACAGTGATTATGAGGTACCCTCTGTTCAGGAAGGTCAGGTATTTAAAACCGCCGGGAAAGTTGTCAAAATAGAGCTTCAGGGCAATGTAGACCTCAATAAAGGTGTAAATTTGGTACTGCCATTTGAAGGTGACCCTGGCGCTGACCTGGCAATTTTCTACTTTGACAACGGCGAATGGAAATATATGGATTCGATTGTGGATGTATCTAATAAAGTTATTCAAACCACTGTTTATCATTTTTCCAATTGGGCACCGTTTAAAGCTTCGCAGGTTGCTAAACCGGAAGCGAGCACCGCATCCGGGGAAATAGAAAAGGGCACAAATGTTAGTTTAACAACAACTTCAGAAGGTGCAACCATCTACTACACAACTGATGGGACTGTTCCGACAATTAGAAGCAGCAAATATACCGGACCGATTGGCATAAACAGTAACCTGACCATTAAAGCCATTGCTGTAAAAAGTAATATGAGGAACAGTGATGAGGCGACATTCGAGTACACCGTTACTGAAGTCCCCGTAACCGGTATAGATGTCAGTTTGGTAAAGATGGACTTAACAGTAGAAAAAACTCTTGAGATAGACGCAACAGTGATTCCTGAAAACGCAACAAATAAAAATGTAGCTTGGACTTCAAGCAATGAAGAAGTAGCAACTGTAAGTAGCAGCGGTTTAGTAACAGGAGTGGGTGTAGGCGTCGCAACTATCACAGCAACTACGAAAGATGGTGGATTTGCGGCAACCTGCGAGGTCACCGTAACGGCGGCATCTCCCCAAACTCCTGTGGAATTGGAAATCATCTGTTCCTCTGAGAGAGAAATATGGGTATCGGTTTGGAATGTATCTGGCAATGAACATGAGCCGCTACTTAAACTGGATAGAGAAAATTTTTTGCTGTCTGATGCTAATGGAAATGAAGTGGAATTCAAGTTTAACGATCCGGAAGTTCGAGACCCTGATATTCCTGAACATGAATACTTGCTAAGCCCTACTGAAGGTGAATTTACAGGAACTAATAAATTAACATTTACCAAAGCAGGCTATCAGTCCGGCAGCAAGTTATTCACTATAGTTTCTGGAGATGAAGGTCCGTTTACGCCAGGTGAAGGAGGAATACTTCCCGCCTTTGACCCTTTCACACCCCAACAAAATACCATTGGCTGTTTGTATTCAGTCAAAAGCCAGCGGGAAAACAGGTGGCTTGGCGGGACGGAACCCGTAGTGGAACTAAGATTCTCACCGGCGTCTCAGAATGATGCCGAGAGCTATACTCTGCAGTATTCTACGAACGGCACAAACTGGCAAAACTATCAAGTATATTCTGAGGATTTAAAAAGCTCGGCAACCCAGGACAATTTCAGCCTTTCTAATCCCGGCGGGTCCTATTACTACCGTCTTTTGGTAAATGGCGGGCCTAAAAATGGCTATACATCAAACGCTGTAGCTGCACCGTTATCCAATATCAACACATATTTCAGCGGGTGGTCCCTGGATGAAAGCGTGTATATTAGCGGGACTATGGCGCCCTGGATCGGCAGGGGCCTGGAGGCAGCTTTTACTGTTAAAAGTCTCGAGGAACAGTCAGTGGTGGACGAAGTATATTTAAGCTGCCAGTGGTACAGAGTAAATCCGGCTACTTACGAAATGGAACTTATCGACGGAGCGACAAGCTTAACCTATATTACAAACGAATCGGACGCAGGCTATAAATTGCTTATCCAGGCAACGGGAGATGGGATAAATATAGGTGGTTTTGAGCAGGTAATGTCCGGTTTTAAAAATGTATTGCCCAACAAAGCCTTTGCCTCAGATGTAACTGACAGCGGATTTACGCTCAATCTCTATAAAAGCGTGGACAATCTGACAAGCGATGTTTTAATTCTTCGGAATTCCAATGATGATCTCGTTCCCATTATTTCTGTAACGCCGGTGGGAAGCAGTAAAGCAAAATTCACCATCAATGCAGATATTCCGGCAACCAATGGGCCGTACCGTTTGGAAAACAAATCAGATTTCTGGCTGCTTATGGAAGAGAAGGAGCAAGGATACATGCATGAGGGGTTAACCATTGAGTAA
- a CDS encoding flavin reductase family protein, with protein sequence MEKLKIKNYPMVSPAPTVLVGADVNGKPNYATVGAFGMVCLEPVFYVSLKSTHYTTIGVKENGYFSINVPSADMVQITDYCGIVSGKTTDKSIVFTSFYDELKKAPMISECPLNFLCKIIQIVPIYGFEVFFGEIVSTYLNKQCLTGNKPDPLKINPMIMMGTSYFDLGQAVGNLFKEGVEYKKL encoded by the coding sequence GTGGAAAAATTAAAAATCAAAAATTATCCTATGGTAAGTCCTGCTCCAACTGTCCTTGTCGGAGCCGATGTAAATGGCAAGCCTAACTATGCCACCGTTGGGGCATTTGGTATGGTGTGTCTGGAACCAGTGTTTTACGTCTCATTAAAAAGCACTCATTATACAACTATTGGGGTTAAGGAAAATGGATATTTTAGTATCAATGTACCCTCGGCAGATATGGTTCAAATAACAGATTATTGCGGTATAGTATCGGGAAAAACAACAGACAAGTCAATTGTGTTTACTTCGTTTTATGATGAACTTAAAAAAGCTCCCATGATTAGCGAATGTCCATTGAATTTTCTCTGCAAGATCATTCAAATAGTTCCTATTTACGGCTTTGAAGTGTTCTTTGGGGAGATAGTTTCTACATACCTAAATAAGCAATGCTTGACGGGCAACAAGCCCGATCCGCTAAAAATCAATCCGATGATTATGATGGGCACCAGTTACTTTGATTTAGGTCAGGCTGTGGGGAATTTGTTCAAAGAAGGTGTGGAATACAAAAAATTGTAA
- a CDS encoding winged helix-turn-helix transcriptional regulator — protein MIDKEKRHEECHMKEKCVKYDKCPMVLVQKIVSGKWKILILWYLSYNTLRFNDIKKRLPHVTQKMLTQQLRSLEEDNLIFRKVYAVVPPKVEYGLTEVGKEIIPILEMMHGFGAKYLEQVYDKENNVQ, from the coding sequence ATGATTGACAAAGAGAAAAGGCATGAGGAATGTCACATGAAGGAAAAATGTGTTAAGTATGATAAATGTCCAATGGTTTTGGTGCAAAAAATAGTTTCCGGCAAATGGAAAATATTAATCCTGTGGTATTTAAGCTACAATACACTGAGATTTAATGACATTAAAAAAAGATTGCCTCATGTTACTCAAAAAATGCTCACACAGCAGTTAAGAAGCTTAGAAGAGGATAATCTTATATTTAGGAAGGTTTACGCTGTTGTTCCTCCTAAAGTGGAATACGGATTAACAGAGGTTGGAAAGGAAATAATCCCCATTTTGGAAATGATGCACGGTTTTGGGGCTAAGTATTTAGAACAAGTATACGATAAGGAAAATAATGTGCAGTAA